A single region of the Lycium barbarum isolate Lr01 chromosome 2, ASM1917538v2, whole genome shotgun sequence genome encodes:
- the LOC132621597 gene encoding GDSL lipase-like has translation MAFFHGFIIVWLSLTAIPFGCLGSYDYEKISSVQKQKALFVFGDSLFDPGNNNYINTTTQFQANWWPYGESFFNPPSGRFSDGRLISDFIAEFAELPLIPSYFAICKDQFVHGVNFASGGAGCLAESYRGFVIDLKTQLKYFKKVVKDLKKKFGEKKSKRLLSNAVYMFSAGTNDYNNFNATYPKEEYAKMVIGNLTYVLKGIYQEGGRKFAFLNLGPFGCAPGSRALNFQRGNKSGNCIEEMNTLAKIHNSALPKMLKHLEQQLPGFKYSLFDFFKVATERIDNPSKYGFKTSKIACCGTGPFRGIYSCGGKRQVKEYELCKNVKDYIFFDSGHLTEVAYQQAAELMWNGTMDVTEPYNLNSFFNLPA, from the exons ATGGCCTTCTTTCATGGCTTCATCATCGTGTGGTTGTCTCTAACTGCCATACCATTTGGGTGTCTTGGTAGCTATGATTATGAAAAAATATCATCAGTTCAAAAACAAAAAGCCCTCTTTGTGTTTGGTGATTCCCTCTTTGATCCTGGGAATAACAACTATATCAATACTACTACTCAATTCCAAGCTAATTGGTGGCCTTACGGTGAATCCTTCTTCAACCCTCCTAGTGGCAGATTTTCTGATGGTCGTCTTATTTCTGATTTTATTG CTGAATTTGCTGAGCTGCCACTCATTCCATCGTATTTTGCGATTTGCAAAGACCAATTTGTTCATGGAGTAAATTTCGCATCAGGAGGAGCTGGATGTTTAGCTGAATCTTATCGTGGCTTT GTTATTGACCTTAAAACACAATTAAAATATTTTAAGAAGGTGGTGAAAGATTTGAAGAAGAAGTTTGGAGAAAAAAAGTCTAAACGACTCCTCTCCAATGCTGTATACATGTTTAGTGCTGGAACTAATGATTACAATAACTTTAACGCGACATATCCAAAGGAAGAATATGCAAAGATGGTAATTGGCAATTTGACATATGTTCTGAAG GGAATATACCAAGAAGGAGGGAGAAAATTTGCCTTCCTAAACTTGGGTCCTTTTGGTTGTGCACCAGGTTCTAGGGCTCTTAATTTCCAACGAGGAAATAAAAGTGGTAACTGCATAGAAGAAATGAACACCCTTGCAAAAATACACAACTCAGCTTTGCCTAAAATGCTAAAGCATCTAGAGCAGCAGTTACCTGGATTTAAGTATTCCTTGTTTGATTTCTTCAAAGTTGCTACTGAAAGAATTGACAATCCTTCAAAATATG GCTTTAAAACATCTAAAATAGCTTGTTGTGGGACGGGTCCATTCAGAGGAATCTATAGTTGTGGAGGCAAGAGGCAAGTAAAAGAGTATGAATTGTGCAAAAATGTCAAGGATTACATATTTTTTGACTCTGGTCATCTCACTGAAGTGGCATATCAACAAGCTGCTGAATTAATGTGGAATGGAACTATGGATGTTACTGAGCCTTACAACTTAAACTCATTTTTCAATTTACCAGCATAG